A window of the Henckelia pumila isolate YLH828 chromosome 3, ASM3356847v2, whole genome shotgun sequence genome harbors these coding sequences:
- the LOC140891866 gene encoding uncharacterized protein yields the protein MNITLTADAAAQLQEGIQLVLSRWAALQMAVENNWGGRDSLQKSQQLGLNLFHRLCQSKEQVYIDDLEDMLDEFMLSLNTEIGDGSIEEIAEKFLIMREECLEGNFSTIKSLKEAVAPRISYVRQAGSKDEDDSDDDDDEILGEVTPSEMEIDAPECQSILNQKNTVTDGSSNLEENVPKLVDGWTVVTSRHNKGRRN from the exons ATGAACATCACGTTGACGGCGGACGCGGCGGCGCAGCTCCAAGAGGGAATTCAATTGGTGCTTTCTCGGTGGGCCGCCCTTCAAATGGCCGTGGAGAATAATTGGGGCGGCCGTGACTCACTACAGAAATCTCAGCAGCTCGGCCTCAATCTTTTTCATCGCCTCTGTCAATCCAAAG AACAGGTATACATTGATgatttagaggatatgcttgaTGAATTCATGCTTTCTCTCAATACTGAGATAGGAGATGGTAGCATCGAAGAG ATAGCAGAAAAGTTTTTGATAATGCGTGAAGAGTGCTTAGAAGGCAATTTCAGCACAATCAAGAGTTTGAAGGAAGCAGTTGCTCCTCGTATTTCTTATGTCAGACAG GCCGGCTCCAAGGACGAAGATGAcagtgatgatgatgatgatgagatTTTGGGGGAAGTTACTCCATCTGAAATGGAGATTGATGCACCAGAATGCCAGTCTATCCTCAATCAAAAGAACACCGTAACTGATGGAAGCTCTAACCTCGAAGAAAATGTACCCAAATTAGTAGACGGATGGACTGTAGTTACCTCCAGACATAATAAAGGTAGAAGGAATTGA
- the LOC140887690 gene encoding homeobox-leucine zipper protein ATHB-16-like isoform X3, with protein MKRPNSSDSLGDLMSICPESTDDHNQENDPVYSGEFGNFVEGLVEESKHVMEKKRRLGVEQVKALEKNFEVENKLEPDRKVKLAQELGLQPRQVAIWFQNRRARWKTKQLERDYGILKASYDALKHNYETLQRDNEILAKEIQVLKSKGDEDGKSESKVSGKEEATMVSDGEKDFKVSASVLGDAHNPQSQPQFIKIEEHNFLDEESCSSLFSDAQAPTLHWYCSDEWN; from the exons ATGAAGAGACCAAATAGTTCGGATTCCTTGGGTGATTTGATGTCCATCTGTCCAGAGTCTACAG ATGACCATAATCAAGAAAACGATCCCGTGTATTCGGGGGAGTTTGGGAACTTTGTTGAAGGGTTAGTTGAAGAATCTAAGCATGTCATGGAGAAGAAAAGAAGGTTGGGGGTTGAACAAGTGAAGGCTTTGGAGAAGAATTTTGAAGTTGAAAACAAACTTGAACCTGACAGGAAAGTGAAGCTTGCTCAAGAACTCGGCTTGCAGCCGAGACAGGTGGCGATTTGGTTCCAGAACCGCCGTGCGCGGTGGAAAACCAAGCAACTGGAAAGGGATTATGGCATCCTCAAAGCCAGCTATGACGCCCTTAAGCACAACTACGAAACTCTGCAGCGTGATAATGAAATCTTGGCCAAAGAG ATCCAAGTCCTAAAGTCGAAGGGTGATGAAGATGGCAAAAGTGAGAGTAAAGTTTCTGGGAAAGAAGAGGCAACAATGGTTTCTGACGGAGAAAAAG ATTTCAAAGTGAGTGCAAGTGTTCTTGGAGATGCCCACAATCCTCAATCCCAGCCACAGTTCATCAAGATCGAAGAACACAATTTTCTTGATGAGGAATCTTGCAGCTCTCTGTTTTCTGATGCCCAAGCTCCAACCCTCCATTGGTACTGCTCTGATGAATGGAATTGA
- the LOC140887690 gene encoding homeobox-leucine zipper protein ATHB-6-like isoform X2: MKRPNSSDSLGDLMSICPESTDDHNQENDPVYSGEFGNFVEGLVEESKHVMEKKRRLGVEQVKALEKNFEVENKLEPDRKVKLAQELGLQPRQVAIWFQNRRARWKTKQLERDYGILKASYDALKHNYETLQRDNEILAKEIQVLKSKGDEDGKSESKVSGKEEATMVSDGEKDSSAILNEDNSPHQFLDSRNGSTSSMNLSFNFSDFKVSASVLGDAHNPQSQPQFIKIEEHNFLDEESCSSLFSDAQAPTLHWYCSDEWN, encoded by the exons ATGAAGAGACCAAATAGTTCGGATTCCTTGGGTGATTTGATGTCCATCTGTCCAGAGTCTACAG ATGACCATAATCAAGAAAACGATCCCGTGTATTCGGGGGAGTTTGGGAACTTTGTTGAAGGGTTAGTTGAAGAATCTAAGCATGTCATGGAGAAGAAAAGAAGGTTGGGGGTTGAACAAGTGAAGGCTTTGGAGAAGAATTTTGAAGTTGAAAACAAACTTGAACCTGACAGGAAAGTGAAGCTTGCTCAAGAACTCGGCTTGCAGCCGAGACAGGTGGCGATTTGGTTCCAGAACCGCCGTGCGCGGTGGAAAACCAAGCAACTGGAAAGGGATTATGGCATCCTCAAAGCCAGCTATGACGCCCTTAAGCACAACTACGAAACTCTGCAGCGTGATAATGAAATCTTGGCCAAAGAG ATCCAAGTCCTAAAGTCGAAGGGTGATGAAGATGGCAAAAGTGAGAGTAAAGTTTCTGGGAAAGAAGAGGCAACAATGGTTTCTGACGGAGAAAAAG ATTCGAGTGCAATCTTGAACGAGGACAATAGCCCACATCAATTCTTGGATTCTCGAAATGGATCCACCTCTTCTATGAATCTAAGTTTCAACTTTTCAGATTTCAAAGTGAGTGCAAGTGTTCTTGGAGATGCCCACAATCCTCAATCCCAGCCACAGTTCATCAAGATCGAAGAACACAATTTTCTTGATGAGGAATCTTGCAGCTCTCTGTTTTCTGATGCCCAAGCTCCAACCCTCCATTGGTACTGCTCTGATGAATGGAATTGA
- the LOC140887690 gene encoding homeobox-leucine zipper protein ATHB-6-like isoform X1 produces the protein MKRPNSSDSLGDLMSICPESTDDHNQENDPVYSGEFGNFVEGLVEESKHVMEKKRRLGVEQVKALEKNFEVENKLEPDRKVKLAQELGLQPRQVAIWFQNRRARWKTKQLERDYGILKASYDALKHNYETLQRDNEILAKEIQVLKSKGDEDGKSESKVSGKEEATMVSDGEKGKVGHETVPCEHNNHVNYNGNNGSSDSTDSSAILNEDNSPHQFLDSRNGSTSSMNLSFNFSDFKVSASVLGDAHNPQSQPQFIKIEEHNFLDEESCSSLFSDAQAPTLHWYCSDEWN, from the exons ATGAAGAGACCAAATAGTTCGGATTCCTTGGGTGATTTGATGTCCATCTGTCCAGAGTCTACAG ATGACCATAATCAAGAAAACGATCCCGTGTATTCGGGGGAGTTTGGGAACTTTGTTGAAGGGTTAGTTGAAGAATCTAAGCATGTCATGGAGAAGAAAAGAAGGTTGGGGGTTGAACAAGTGAAGGCTTTGGAGAAGAATTTTGAAGTTGAAAACAAACTTGAACCTGACAGGAAAGTGAAGCTTGCTCAAGAACTCGGCTTGCAGCCGAGACAGGTGGCGATTTGGTTCCAGAACCGCCGTGCGCGGTGGAAAACCAAGCAACTGGAAAGGGATTATGGCATCCTCAAAGCCAGCTATGACGCCCTTAAGCACAACTACGAAACTCTGCAGCGTGATAATGAAATCTTGGCCAAAGAG ATCCAAGTCCTAAAGTCGAAGGGTGATGAAGATGGCAAAAGTGAGAGTAAAGTTTCTGGGAAAGAAGAGGCAACAATGGTTTCTGACGGAGAAAAAGGTAAAGTTGGACATGAAACAGTCCCTTGTGAGCATAATAACCATGTGAATTATAATGGGAACAACGGATCCTCTGATAGTACAGATTCGAGTGCAATCTTGAACGAGGACAATAGCCCACATCAATTCTTGGATTCTCGAAATGGATCCACCTCTTCTATGAATCTAAGTTTCAACTTTTCAGATTTCAAAGTGAGTGCAAGTGTTCTTGGAGATGCCCACAATCCTCAATCCCAGCCACAGTTCATCAAGATCGAAGAACACAATTTTCTTGATGAGGAATCTTGCAGCTCTCTGTTTTCTGATGCCCAAGCTCCAACCCTCCATTGGTACTGCTCTGATGAATGGAATTGA
- the LOC140890533 gene encoding dicarboxylate transporter 2.1, chloroplastic-like, translated as MSSSSSHHLPITAARTTTTTTTTIRRRLLELNWKGARPVPLIISITIGLILRFAVPKPDAVTHKAWSLLAIFVTTISGLILSPLPVGAWAFVCITATVVTKTLTFSAAFTAFTNEVIWLIVVSFFFSRGFVKTGLGDRIAMIFVRWLGKSTLGLSYGLILGEAAISPAMPSTTARAGGIFLPIIKSLAMAADSNPKDVSSRKLGAYLVQSQIQCSSSSSALFLTAAAQNLLCIKLAESLGVVVPNRWITWLKAAVVPALVSLVSTPFIVYKLYPPEVKATPDAPAMARRKLEQMGGIKRDEWVLMGIMLLTVALWIAGEALNMASVIAAMLGLSLLLLSGVLDWDDCLSEKQAWDTLAWFGVLVGMAGQLTALGVIPWMSKCVADFLKSLSGGWFGAFCILQTTYFFIHYLFASQTAHVGALYSAFLSMHLASKVPSLLATLALAYNTNLFGAITHYSSGQAAVYYGGGYVDLRDVFRLGLAIALINIVIWALFGAAWWKIIGLY; from the exons ATGTCATCCTCCTCCTCCCACCACCTCCCCATCACCGCCGCAagaaccaccaccaccaccaccaccaccatccGCCGCCGGCTCCTCGAACTCAACTGGAAAGGCGCGAGGCCAGTGCCTTTGATAATCTCCATCACCATCGGCCTCATCCTACGTTTCGCCGTCCCCAAACCTGACGCCGTGACCCACAAAGCTTGGTCTCTCCTGGCCATCTTCGTGACCACCATATCCGGCCTCATCCTCAGCCCATTGCCAGTCGGGGCCTGGGCGTTCGTCTGCATCACGGCCACCGTGGTCACCAAGACACTAACGTTCTCCGCCGCGTTCACGGCCTTCACGAACGAGGTGATATGGCTGATCGTGGTGTCCTTCTTTTTCTCGAGAGGTTTCGTGAAGACTGGTCTGGGGGATAGGATAGCCATGATCTTCGTGAGATGGCTGGGAAAGAGCACACTGGGTTTGTCTTATGGGCTGATTCTGGGAGAGGCCGCCATTTCCCCCGCAATGCCCAGCACTACTGCTAGAGCTGGTGGGATTTTCTTGCCCATCATCAAGTCTTTGGCCATGGCCGCCGATAGTAATCCCAAGGATGTCTCGTCCAGGAAGCTTGGTGCGTATCTCGTTCAATCTCAGATTCAG TGCAGTAGTAGCTCGAGTGCTCTTTTCCTGACGGCTGCAGCTCAAAACCTCTTGTGTATCAAACTAGCCGAGAGCCTTGGCGTTGTGGTTCCGAATCGATGGATCACCTGGCTTAAGGCTGCTGTAGTACCTGCACTGGTGTCTCTTGTATCGACTCCGTTTATCGTGTATAAGTTATATCCCCCGGAAGTCAAGGCCACCCCAGATGCTCCTGCTATGGCCCGACGAAAGTTGGAGCAGATGGGTGGCATCAAGAGAGATGAATGGGTGTTGATGGGAATAATGCTTCTCACTGTTGCTTTGTGGATTGCAGG AGAAGCTCTCAACATGGCAAGCGTCATCGCTGCTATGCTCGGCTTATCATTGCTTCTGCTTTCTGGAGTCCTCGACTGGGACGACTGCTTAAGCGAGAAACAAGCATGGGATACATTGGCTTGGTTTGGTGTACTAGTCGGAATGGCGGGACAGTTGACTGCTCTCGGTGTCATACCTTGGATGTCTAAATGTGTGGCAGATTTTCTTAAATCTCTTTCAGGGGGCTGGTTTGGCGCGTTCTGTATACTTCAAACGACGTACTTCTTCATCCATTATTTATTCGCGAGTCAAACCGCCCACGTTGGAGCTTTGTACTCTGCATTTCTCTCTATGCATTTGGCATCTAAAGTTCCCAGTTTGTTGGCTACGCTTGCTTTGGCATACAACACCAATCTTTTCGGCGCAATCACACATTATAGCAGCGGTCAGGCCGCTGTCTACTATGGAG GCGGTTACGTAGATCTTCGCGACGTTTTTAGACTGGGTTTAGCAATAGCTCTGATCAATATTGTGATATGGGCATTGTTCGGAGCTGCTTGGTGGAAAATCATAGGCCTGTATTGA